A DNA window from Streptomyces sp. B21-083 contains the following coding sequences:
- a CDS encoding PP2C family protein-serine/threonine phosphatase: MAHDPRQQPEQTSMPDAAASDETRQSAGAPSPDAARTQPRPIALGQRQLQRLLDAVVAISADMDTRAVLHHIVEAGADLVGARYGALGVLGESGDFADLITVGVDAEQLTAAVGLPQRHGLLGSLVSDREPLRVADILADPRSVGFPPGHPVMRTLLGAPLMVRGTVYGNLYLADKRDGTPFGDDDEALLTALASAASVSIENARLYGQLNRAAEHFQRIMLPTLPDLAPIEVHARYEPASDLPKLGGDWYDALLLPDGATCVVVGDVTGHDVQVAPVMGQIRNMLRALAYDRGGPPSLVVSKLDAALTMFGDPTAATLVLGRIERGGESEDAYTFRWTNAGHPPPLLVATDGHTRYLAPARHGIPVGIDPSVPRFDHAHPLTPGSTLLLFTDGLVERRDQDIDDALRTLADRASRLAGAPLDAFCDAVLSERGQKFDDDVALLAVRLPSAAAR, translated from the coding sequence ATGGCGCACGATCCCAGGCAGCAGCCGGAGCAGACTTCCATGCCTGACGCGGCGGCGAGTGACGAGACCCGGCAGTCGGCTGGGGCGCCATCCCCGGATGCGGCGAGGACACAGCCCCGGCCCATCGCGTTGGGGCAGCGCCAGCTGCAACGGTTGCTGGACGCAGTGGTGGCCATCAGCGCCGACATGGACACCCGGGCGGTGTTGCACCACATCGTGGAGGCGGGCGCGGATCTGGTGGGCGCGCGCTACGGTGCGCTGGGCGTGCTCGGGGAAAGCGGTGACTTCGCCGATCTGATCACGGTCGGGGTGGACGCGGAGCAGCTTACGGCCGCCGTGGGGCTGCCACAGCGGCACGGCTTGCTGGGCAGCCTGGTATCGGACCGGGAGCCGTTGCGGGTGGCGGACATTTTGGCCGACCCCCGCTCCGTCGGCTTTCCCCCCGGGCACCCGGTGATGAGGACGCTGCTGGGGGCGCCGTTGATGGTGCGCGGCACGGTCTACGGCAACCTATACCTGGCCGACAAGAGGGACGGGACGCCCTTCGGCGACGACGACGAGGCGCTGCTGACCGCGCTGGCCAGCGCCGCGAGCGTCAGCATCGAGAACGCCCGCCTGTACGGGCAGCTCAACCGTGCCGCCGAGCACTTCCAGCGCATCATGCTGCCCACTCTGCCCGACCTGGCGCCGATCGAGGTGCACGCCCGATACGAGCCGGCGTCGGACCTGCCGAAACTCGGCGGTGACTGGTACGACGCCCTATTGCTGCCCGACGGGGCGACCTGCGTCGTCGTCGGTGATGTCACTGGTCACGATGTGCAGGTCGCCCCGGTGATGGGGCAGATCCGCAACATGCTGCGTGCCCTGGCCTACGACCGGGGCGGACCGCCCAGCCTGGTTGTGTCGAAGCTCGACGCGGCCCTGACCATGTTCGGCGATCCGACCGCCGCCACTCTGGTGCTCGGACGCATCGAGCGCGGCGGTGAGAGCGAGGACGCGTACACGTTCCGCTGGACCAACGCCGGGCATCCTCCGCCGCTGCTGGTCGCCACGGACGGCCACACCCGCTACCTCGCCCCCGCCCGCCATGGGATCCCCGTCGGCATCGACCCGTCCGTGCCCCGGTTCGACCACGCACACCCGCTGACACCGGGTAGCACGCTGCTGCTGTTCACCGACGGTCTGGTGGAACGCCGCGACCAGGACATCGACGACGCTCTGCGTACGCTGGCCGACCGTGCCTCTAGGCTGGCCGGCGCCCCGCTGGACGCGTTCTGCGACGCGGTCCTGTCCGAGCGCGGCCAGAAGTTCGACGATGATGTCGCCCTGCTCGCCGTGCGCCTTCCCAGCGCGGCCGCCCGGTGA
- a CDS encoding universal stress protein produces MSAAVTADETSPAPPAAPAHPVLVGYDRSRASGRALAWATGLARRTSRPLLVAYISPDPSRYDMGAGAGPFVFVADPEDDVLDWLRAELTDALKAATLAGVEVHVAGCVGDTARQLARLADEHWAEALVLGAPEQRLHHLIGSVPAWMARRAHCPVVVVP; encoded by the coding sequence GTGAGTGCAGCCGTGACAGCGGATGAGACGTCCCCTGCGCCGCCTGCTGCTCCGGCGCATCCTGTTCTGGTGGGCTATGACAGGTCGAGAGCCAGCGGTCGTGCACTGGCCTGGGCCACCGGACTGGCCCGCCGAACCAGCAGGCCGCTGCTCGTGGCATACATCAGCCCGGATCCCTCGCGATATGACATGGGGGCGGGAGCAGGTCCCTTCGTCTTCGTTGCCGACCCCGAGGACGATGTGCTCGATTGGCTGCGCGCGGAGCTCACCGACGCGCTCAAGGCGGCCACCCTGGCCGGTGTGGAGGTTCACGTGGCCGGCTGCGTCGGCGACACGGCGCGCCAGCTGGCTCGTCTGGCGGACGAACACTGGGCCGAGGCCCTGGTTCTGGGAGCACCGGAGCAACGGCTGCACCACTTGATCGGGTCGGTACCGGCATGGATGGCCCGACGCGCGCACTGCCCCGTCGTCGTCGTGCCCTGA
- a CDS encoding glycoside hydrolase family 15 protein: MPLRDYAVIGDGRTVALIAADGSVDWLGLPDLDAPTVFAAALDASRGGRFQLEPEEPYQATRRYLPGTNVLETTFRTERGTARVTDALSLNDDLALTPMRELLRKLDGVAGTVPMRWSVRPRYGYGSRAPRMQWRRGVPVAVDGADAMAVCGWDVGLVECRDGEVAGRFDLREGAGSLIAVPFAHQEPLVLPARSECEARMERTCQAWRRWAGAREYTGPWREAVSRSALALKLLVFAQSGAVAAAATCSLPEYIGGERNWDYRFSWIRDSAFALDAFLQLGCTAEAHAYFWWLMHASQLTHPRLRVLYRLDGGTPARERVLPLSGYRGSAPVRTGNAAAEQIQLDTYGELLHTGWLYAGATGRLDADVARRLAELADFVCAGWQRPDSGIWEVRSTPLHFTQSKMMCWVALDRAIDLAQRRLIPNRHAPRWRAARLEIHQFIENQCFSERGGSYVRSAGSEDLDAAVLLGLLYGYDGAQPRLRSTVDTIDRSLRNGPYVARYSGEDGIQGSEGAFVACSFWLAESLARTGRVERAATLMDDLVALANDVGLYSEEIDPADGAFLGNLPQALSHLALISAATAIDAALSGAAR; the protein is encoded by the coding sequence GTGCCTCTGCGTGACTACGCGGTGATCGGTGACGGCCGGACCGTGGCGCTGATCGCTGCGGACGGTTCGGTGGACTGGCTGGGGCTGCCGGACCTGGACGCGCCGACGGTCTTCGCCGCCGCCCTGGACGCCTCTCGTGGTGGCCGGTTTCAGCTGGAGCCCGAGGAGCCGTACCAGGCGACCCGCAGGTACCTGCCTGGCACGAACGTGCTGGAGACGACATTTCGCACGGAGCGGGGGACGGCAAGGGTCACGGACGCGCTCTCGCTGAACGACGACCTCGCGCTCACTCCGATGCGGGAGCTGTTGCGAAAGCTCGACGGTGTGGCGGGGACCGTGCCGATGCGCTGGAGCGTACGGCCCCGGTACGGCTATGGCTCTCGCGCGCCGCGCATGCAATGGCGCCGGGGTGTCCCCGTGGCCGTCGATGGTGCCGATGCGATGGCTGTGTGCGGCTGGGATGTCGGCCTGGTGGAGTGCCGTGACGGTGAGGTCGCAGGCCGGTTCGACCTGCGCGAAGGCGCCGGCTCGTTGATCGCGGTGCCGTTCGCCCACCAGGAGCCGCTCGTTCTGCCGGCCCGAAGCGAGTGCGAGGCGAGGATGGAGCGCACGTGCCAGGCGTGGCGCCGCTGGGCCGGTGCACGGGAGTACACCGGGCCGTGGCGAGAGGCGGTCTCACGCAGTGCGCTCGCACTGAAGCTGCTCGTCTTCGCCCAGTCCGGAGCGGTCGCCGCCGCGGCGACCTGCTCCCTGCCGGAGTACATAGGTGGCGAACGCAACTGGGACTACCGGTTCTCCTGGATCCGGGATTCAGCCTTTGCTCTGGACGCGTTCCTGCAACTCGGGTGCACTGCTGAGGCACATGCCTACTTCTGGTGGCTGATGCACGCCTCCCAGCTCACACATCCCCGGCTGCGGGTCCTCTACCGGCTGGACGGTGGGACCCCCGCCCGCGAACGGGTCCTTCCCCTGTCGGGCTACCGAGGCTCGGCTCCGGTGCGGACCGGCAACGCGGCCGCCGAGCAGATCCAGTTGGACACCTACGGCGAGTTGCTGCATACCGGCTGGCTGTATGCCGGTGCGACGGGGCGGCTGGACGCGGACGTGGCCCGCAGGCTGGCGGAACTGGCTGACTTCGTCTGCGCCGGTTGGCAGCGGCCCGACTCCGGAATCTGGGAGGTCCGCAGCACGCCCCTGCACTTCACACAGTCCAAGATGATGTGCTGGGTGGCGCTCGACCGGGCCATCGATCTGGCACAACGGCGACTGATCCCCAATCGACACGCGCCTCGCTGGCGCGCCGCCCGCCTGGAGATCCACCAGTTCATCGAGAACCAGTGCTTCTCAGAGCGCGGCGGCTCCTACGTACGGTCCGCCGGAAGCGAGGACCTGGACGCCGCCGTGCTGCTCGGCCTGCTGTACGGCTACGACGGCGCCCAACCGCGCCTGCGCTCCACCGTGGACACGATCGACCGCAGCCTGCGCAATGGTCCGTATGTGGCCAGGTACTCCGGTGAAGACGGCATTCAGGGAAGCGAGGGGGCGTTCGTGGCCTGCTCGTTCTGGCTGGCGGAGTCCCTGGCGCGGACCGGGCGCGTGGAGCGTGCGGCCACTTTGATGGACGACCTGGTCGCACTGGCCAATGACGTCGGCCTGTACAGCGAGGAGATCGACCCGGCCGACGGCGCATTCCTCGGCAACCTCCCCCAGGCGCTGAGCCATCTGGCGCTGATCAGCGCGGCCACAGCCATCGACGCCGCCCTGAGCGGGGCGGCCCGATGA
- a CDS encoding VOC family protein, producing the protein MPGAGDPAADAGRAGPPGRDRGPLLASVVMFVSDLDRSVEFYRELLKMRVTVRTTTAALLVGSDDMQVYVRHMGRVVHALGGIGVQYVIWTADSLDDLHRCERTLKERSAHTSSREMADGFTVVEGRDPDDVPVVIAYPGPNKAARQEIMARIYTW; encoded by the coding sequence ATGCCCGGCGCCGGCGATCCGGCAGCCGACGCCGGACGGGCCGGTCCGCCAGGGCGGGATCGCGGGCCCCTGCTTGCATCGGTGGTGATGTTCGTATCCGACCTCGACCGGTCAGTGGAGTTCTACCGTGAACTGCTGAAGATGCGGGTCACAGTCCGCACCACCACCGCTGCGCTGCTCGTCGGCTCGGACGACATGCAGGTGTACGTGCGTCACATGGGCAGGGTCGTCCATGCTCTGGGCGGCATTGGCGTTCAGTACGTGATCTGGACTGCGGACAGCCTCGATGATCTGCACCGGTGTGAGCGGACACTCAAGGAGCGCTCTGCCCACACTTCGTCCAGGGAGATGGCCGACGGCTTCACCGTGGTCGAGGGACGCGATCCGGACGATGTGCCTGTGGTCATCGCCTACCCCGGGCCGAACAAGGCAGCGCGGCAGGAGATCATGGCGCGGATCTACACCTGGTGA
- a CDS encoding NAD(P)/FAD-dependent oxidoreductase — protein MKLTQVTFVIVGAGLAGAKAAEALRENGFDGRIVLVGDEPDPPYERPPLSKGYLQGKQDRETIFVHPPQWYAEQDIDLLLDTTVTAIDRHQRTATLSSGERIGYDRLLLATGASPRRLTVPGADLDGVLYLRRVGDCERIHRTFETSSRMVFVGGGWIGLEVAAAARDAGVKVTVLEADALPLLRVLGPQIAPVFADLHRAHGVDLRLGVQVTEIVGAGGKAAGVLLADGTLIDADAVLVGIGATPNTQLAKDSGLQIDHGVVVDASLWSSDPHIYAAGDVANTYHRLLGRHIRCLVPSVSTA, from the coding sequence ATGAAACTGACACAGGTCACGTTCGTGATCGTCGGAGCCGGCCTGGCCGGCGCCAAAGCCGCCGAAGCCCTCCGCGAGAACGGTTTCGACGGCCGGATCGTACTCGTCGGGGACGAGCCGGATCCGCCGTATGAGCGGCCGCCTCTGTCGAAGGGGTATCTGCAGGGCAAGCAGGACCGTGAGACGATCTTCGTCCACCCGCCGCAGTGGTACGCCGAACAGGACATCGATCTCCTGCTGGACACCACCGTCACCGCGATCGACCGCCACCAGCGGACGGCAACCCTCTCCAGCGGCGAGCGCATCGGATACGACAGGTTGCTGCTGGCCACCGGCGCCTCCCCCCGGCGGCTTACGGTTCCCGGCGCCGACCTCGACGGGGTGCTCTACCTGCGCCGCGTCGGAGACTGCGAGCGCATCCACCGCACGTTCGAAACCTCCTCGCGCATGGTCTTCGTCGGGGGAGGATGGATCGGTCTGGAGGTGGCTGCTGCGGCCCGGGACGCCGGCGTGAAGGTGACCGTCCTGGAGGCAGACGCACTTCCGCTGCTGCGCGTTCTGGGCCCACAGATCGCACCCGTCTTCGCAGACCTCCACCGTGCCCACGGCGTGGACCTGCGGCTCGGCGTGCAGGTCACCGAGATCGTCGGCGCCGGCGGAAAAGCCGCGGGGGTACTGCTCGCCGACGGCACCCTCATCGACGCGGACGCCGTCCTGGTCGGCATCGGCGCCACCCCCAACACCCAACTGGCCAAAGACTCCGGCCTGCAGATCGACCACGGAGTCGTGGTCGACGCCTCCCTGTGGAGCTCCGACCCGCACATCTACGCAGCCGGCGACGTGGCCAATACCTATCACCGGCTGCTGGGAAGGCATATCCGCTGCTTGGTTCCGTCAGTCAGCACTGCGTGA
- a CDS encoding universal stress protein codes for MTQFTRHAPIVVGTDGSDVSGLAMRFALHEAQLRNTSLRAVCAYDFTASRASSFGWLTVPDSYDLDTQIRDATYEAIARAVDEAMQGLGGVSVEVEIKVEPGRPSQVLLDASADACLLVVGSRGSGAWGRLTLGSTSTEVVHHAHLPVVVVPSGTPAKPS; via the coding sequence ATGACGCAGTTCACGCGGCATGCACCGATCGTTGTGGGAACCGATGGCTCAGACGTCTCCGGACTCGCCATGCGCTTCGCCCTGCACGAGGCACAGTTGCGCAATACCAGCCTGCGTGCCGTGTGTGCATACGATTTCACCGCCTCCAGGGCAAGCAGTTTCGGATGGCTGACCGTGCCGGATTCCTACGACCTGGACACGCAGATACGTGACGCCACGTATGAGGCCATTGCCCGTGCCGTGGATGAAGCCATGCAGGGGTTGGGGGGTGTCTCTGTCGAGGTGGAGATCAAGGTGGAGCCGGGACGTCCCTCGCAAGTCCTGCTCGACGCGAGTGCGGATGCCTGCCTCTTGGTCGTGGGCAGCAGAGGCTCGGGAGCGTGGGGACGCCTCACCCTGGGGTCCACCAGCACCGAGGTCGTGCATCACGCACACCTCCCTGTCGTGGTCGTGCCGTCCGGGACGCCGGCAAAACCATCCTGA
- a CDS encoding PP2C family protein-serine/threonine phosphatase has protein sequence MDALSTSRGGRKTSQGRIAHMPGAALMSVVALTIPLVLLELAISDSTVRLIPLMIILPALTAAVGTLRETVYAVVWVILVIAAVLAYRPFPSLGDQVIVMVLAFVLGMLCVLTCHKRIKREKESRRMRSGAAALQRQMLRPLPVLTDRVIVDGVCLPVEEDLLVGGDIYEAVASPYGTRLLIGDVQGKGLPAVAAAFAVLGAFRETAQREPTLTAVADALETAVGLHNAFAAQTGEPERFVTALILGVDGSDATQALSCGHLPLYLLDGGPVTTAPTGEPGVPLGLADLSAEPRTVDWFAFPPGATLLLCSDGVTEARDRAGGFYPLEEQLRAWAEVSPWDVAHDLADDLRRYTGGDQRDDITALVVRRVT, from the coding sequence ATGGACGCCCTTTCCACGTCGCGAGGCGGGCGGAAGACATCGCAAGGGCGTATTGCGCACATGCCCGGCGCCGCATTGATGTCCGTGGTGGCGCTGACCATTCCCCTCGTGCTGCTGGAGCTGGCCATCAGTGACAGCACGGTGAGACTGATCCCCCTTATGATTATCTTGCCTGCTCTGACGGCTGCCGTCGGAACGCTGCGCGAGACGGTTTACGCCGTCGTGTGGGTGATCCTGGTTATCGCCGCAGTACTGGCCTACCGGCCGTTTCCCTCACTCGGCGACCAGGTCATCGTGATGGTGCTGGCCTTTGTTCTCGGCATGCTGTGCGTGCTGACCTGTCATAAGCGGATCAAACGGGAGAAGGAATCCCGGCGGATGCGATCCGGCGCTGCCGCGCTTCAGCGCCAGATGCTGCGCCCCTTGCCTGTGCTCACTGATCGGGTGATCGTCGACGGAGTATGTCTTCCGGTGGAGGAAGACCTACTGGTGGGCGGTGACATCTACGAGGCGGTGGCCTCTCCGTACGGGACGCGTCTGCTCATCGGCGACGTTCAGGGCAAGGGCTTGCCTGCGGTGGCAGCCGCTTTCGCTGTGCTCGGCGCGTTTCGTGAGACTGCTCAGCGTGAGCCTACGCTCACGGCTGTCGCGGACGCCCTGGAGACGGCAGTCGGCCTCCACAATGCCTTCGCGGCGCAGACCGGAGAGCCCGAACGCTTCGTCACTGCGCTCATCCTCGGCGTCGATGGATCGGATGCAACGCAGGCCCTCAGCTGCGGCCACCTTCCGCTGTACCTGTTGGACGGGGGACCCGTCACCACCGCTCCCACCGGCGAACCCGGCGTACCACTCGGTCTGGCGGACCTCTCTGCAGAACCCAGGACCGTCGACTGGTTCGCCTTCCCGCCCGGCGCGACACTCCTGCTCTGCAGCGACGGCGTCACCGAGGCACGTGACAGGGCAGGCGGGTTCTATCCCCTCGAAGAACAACTCCGGGCCTGGGCGGAGGTGTCTCCGTGGGACGTGGCCCACGACCTGGCCGACGACTTGCGCCGTTACACCGGAGGAGACCAACGGGACGACATCACCGCGCTGGTGGTCCGCAGGGTCACTTGA
- a CDS encoding DUF488 domain-containing protein, giving the protein MTLLTFGHGLATREPLTALLHGAGVEAVVDVRTAPGSRRNPDAGREVLREWLPAQGIDYRWEKRLGGFRKVEHDSPDVFWENDSFRAYAGYTRHPDFLSAMDDVLRQAAAVQTAVMCAETLWWRCHRRIIADFAVMALQARVLHLGHDGRLTEHRPTTGARLCADGLLVYDRV; this is encoded by the coding sequence GTGACGCTGCTGACCTTCGGACACGGCCTTGCCACACGCGAGCCACTGACCGCCCTGCTTCACGGTGCTGGTGTAGAAGCAGTCGTCGACGTGCGGACCGCGCCGGGCAGCCGGCGCAACCCGGACGCGGGCAGGGAAGTGCTCCGCGAGTGGCTGCCGGCGCAGGGGATCGACTACCGGTGGGAGAAACGGCTGGGCGGCTTTCGCAAGGTGGAGCACGACTCGCCCGATGTCTTCTGGGAGAACGACTCCTTCCGAGCGTATGCGGGTTACACCCGCCACCCGGATTTCCTCTCGGCCATGGATGACGTGCTGCGGCAGGCGGCCGCCGTCCAGACGGCCGTCATGTGCGCGGAGACCCTGTGGTGGCGCTGCCATCGGCGGATCATCGCCGACTTTGCCGTCATGGCACTGCAGGCCCGCGTGCTGCACCTGGGACACGACGGGCGGCTCACCGAACACCGTCCAACGACAGGCGCACGTCTGTGTGCTGACGGACTCCTCGTCTATGACCGCGTGTGA
- a CDS encoding cupin domain-containing protein, whose protein sequence is MHVAKTGTAVRRRAPLPGGPTAEALIAPGVSEQVAVVHVEIPPGGCLPEHDHGSSQIVLVPLSGTVELSHDGESRTLVAGSVAHIATGERVALANPGTEPASLMVVASPPQFAERLASWPAA, encoded by the coding sequence ATGCACGTCGCCAAGACCGGCACCGCCGTCCGCCGCCGGGCTCCCCTGCCCGGCGGCCCGACCGCCGAAGCACTCATCGCCCCCGGCGTTTCCGAGCAGGTGGCCGTCGTCCACGTGGAGATACCGCCGGGCGGCTGTCTGCCCGAACACGACCACGGCAGCTCACAGATCGTCCTGGTCCCGCTGTCGGGAACGGTCGAACTGAGCCACGACGGCGAGAGCCGGACGCTGGTCGCCGGCTCGGTCGCACACATCGCCACCGGAGAGCGTGTGGCCCTCGCCAACCCCGGCACGGAACCCGCCTCGCTCATGGTGGTGGCGTCACCGCCTCAGTTCGCAGAGCGGCTGGCATCCTGGCCCGCCGCCTGA
- a CDS encoding helix-turn-helix transcriptional regulator, producing MASARKSPRRRQVFEELRAAGTPLGVTEVADRIGVHPNTVRFHLDALVAEGTVERRVEEPAGPGRPRTVYAAQQGMDRGGSRGYRLLAQILLSHLASTGPDASAAATDAGRAWGRFLIDPMPPFRRPTAEESAARLTALLDDLGFAPTLEGDGEGRAPERIRLRHCPFLELAEEYGQLVCPVHLGLMQGALAELGAPVAATRLEPFAEPDSCLAHLAPV from the coding sequence ATGGCCTCCGCACGGAAGAGCCCTCGCCGCCGCCAGGTGTTCGAGGAGTTGCGCGCTGCCGGAACACCGTTGGGCGTGACGGAGGTGGCCGACCGTATCGGCGTCCACCCCAATACGGTGCGTTTCCACCTGGACGCCCTCGTGGCCGAGGGCACGGTCGAACGGCGCGTGGAGGAGCCTGCGGGACCTGGACGGCCGCGTACGGTCTACGCCGCGCAGCAGGGCATGGACCGCGGGGGGAGCCGCGGTTACCGTCTGCTGGCGCAGATTCTGCTCAGTCACCTGGCGTCGACCGGGCCTGACGCGAGCGCGGCGGCTACCGATGCGGGGCGGGCGTGGGGCCGCTTCCTGATCGATCCGATGCCGCCTTTCCGGCGGCCGACGGCCGAGGAGTCCGCCGCCCGGCTCACCGCGCTGCTGGACGACCTGGGCTTCGCACCCACCCTGGAGGGCGACGGCGAGGGCCGGGCGCCGGAGCGGATCCGGCTGCGGCACTGCCCCTTCCTGGAACTGGCCGAGGAGTACGGACAGCTGGTCTGCCCCGTGCATCTGGGCCTCATGCAGGGGGCGCTGGCGGAACTGGGCGCACCGGTGGCAGCGACCCGCCTGGAGCCGTTCGCCGAACCCGACTCCTGCCTCGCCCACCTGGCGCCCGTGTAG
- the fdxA gene encoding ferredoxin has protein sequence MTYVIAQPCVDVKDKACVEECPVDCIYEGQRSLYIHPDECVDCGACEPVCPVEAIFYEDDVPQEWKDYYKANVEFFDELGSPGGAAKLGLIERDHPLIAALPPQNQEG, from the coding sequence GTGACTTACGTGATCGCACAGCCGTGTGTGGACGTGAAGGACAAGGCGTGCGTAGAGGAGTGTCCCGTCGACTGCATCTACGAGGGGCAGCGGTCGCTCTACATCCACCCGGACGAATGCGTGGACTGCGGGGCGTGCGAGCCGGTCTGCCCGGTCGAGGCGATCTTCTACGAGGACGACGTACCGCAGGAGTGGAAGGACTACTACAAGGCGAACGTCGAGTTCTTCGACGAGCTCGGCTCACCGGGTGGCGCGGCCAAGCTGGGCCTGATCGAGCGCGACCACCCGCTGATCGCAGCCCTGCCCCCGCAGAACCAGGAGGGGTGA
- a CDS encoding cupin domain-containing protein — MLCQVRALTGEVPVPAGTLWKLAEPGRQLDANLIRLPAGQHIATHAEPDLDVLLLAVTGEGVMNNADGQQPLSEGVLMWLPHGSTRSLTAGPGGLAYLTVHRRRPGMQIRHRTDVIPATGRPDGQ, encoded by the coding sequence ATGCTGTGCCAGGTCCGGGCGCTCACCGGCGAAGTGCCTGTACCGGCCGGGACCCTGTGGAAACTGGCCGAGCCCGGACGCCAGCTCGACGCGAACCTGATCCGGCTGCCCGCAGGCCAGCACATCGCCACCCACGCCGAACCCGATCTGGACGTGCTGCTCCTCGCCGTCACCGGTGAGGGCGTGATGAATAACGCCGACGGCCAGCAGCCGCTTTCCGAGGGGGTGCTCATGTGGCTGCCGCACGGCTCGACGCGCAGCCTCACCGCGGGCCCTGGCGGCCTGGCGTATCTGACCGTCCACCGCCGCCGCCCCGGCATGCAGATCCGCCACCGTACGGACGTGATTCCCGCGACCGGGCGGCCTGACGGTCAGTGA
- a CDS encoding SMI1/KNR4 family protein codes for MEDRLTQGELAELEAQTGVRLPEEYRTFLLHVGAGGAGPAYGLFPVRRVQGRWRWEGAGADLADLSRLAEPFPDQGPDPKLLDDLLAQRVGRHGRLQ; via the coding sequence GTGGAGGACCGGCTTACCCAGGGCGAGCTTGCCGAACTTGAGGCTCAGACGGGCGTGCGGCTGCCAGAGGAGTACCGGACCTTCCTGCTCCACGTCGGCGCGGGCGGCGCCGGCCCCGCCTACGGCCTGTTTCCGGTTCGACGCGTGCAAGGCCGCTGGCGTTGGGAAGGCGCCGGCGCGGACCTTGCCGACCTGTCGAGGCTTGCCGAGCCGTTTCCCGATCAAGGCCCGGACCCGAAGCTGCTCGACGACCTTCTTGCCCAACGTGTCGGACGGCACGGAAGGTTGCAGTAG